CTGGATCAGTCATGTTTTCGGCTTTCTTTCATAAACTCTTTTGTAGACTGTTATGGGAAGAGCTGAACTGTAGGTGAATTCCTATGTGGTTGGAGGAGCAGATCTgccaaaatcaaaaataaatcagtTATCTAATGAATGCTTTCATTAATTCTCACACTTAAATCATGGTGTTTATGTTTATCAATCTATCGAAATGTAAAgttattcaatttattttgaaacaaatgtACATATTCTAAGTATTATATCTTTCTAGACTTTCTTTTGTTTGacagataaatatataaacacaaaaggCAAGTTATATGCTGAGGAAAACACTTGTCAGAGGCATTAACCAGCACACGCATCTGTCAAAGTGCAACAGAGCAAGATGTGGTAAACGCTTATGCTTTCTTATTTTAAGTGCTTatgaatataaaacattttcatgtttCGGACAACTTGAACATGTACATTTCCCACAGCAGATTGGCTACCGATCGCTATCTGCTGATAATTGCTTCTAATGATTGGATCGGTGATCTCTCAATTTGCCAATCTCAGAAACCAATCTCATGTAAAAGATGTGCGTCTGCTGTGAAGGGTATGGCATGACATGCAGCAGTGCAGTCTCAATCTGggtttttttatacatttgattaatttgtaCAATTTATGTATGATTTCttgttctactgtagttttttttttttccccctactgtttgtaattagtttcttattcttattttatcTGACTGTTTACACATCTTCAGTGAGTTTGAGTTGAGTATATCTGTTCAGGGAAAACCGATCAAGGAAAACCTGCATCTAGAGCACCTCCTAGTGAccattatataaaacaaaaaggaaCTTACCCTTCATGATATTGCTTAAATAAcgtaaaaatatacaaaagctTAAGAGTAAGTATTCTGATAAGAGTTTTGCAACATAATGATGGAAAAAATTATAGTTTTCATCAGGCGCTAAGTTGTTGACTAGCTATGCAGGTGCAAGGTCCACTTTTTTAAGCAGCAATGGAGGCAAAACAGATCCAAAAGAAATTTAGGCTTAATTGGAttcattttttgtattaattgttTGTAAGTAATTGTTGACACTGTTCTCAAACTAAAAATCAAATTACGTTATTATTGAAATAcctaaaatgtgtgtgtgcttgtaaaATGTCTTCTTCAGCCAGATGAAATGCGGTACCCTTGCTTCTGTGCACATGAGCAGGATTTTACCGCCTGCACCTCATTTTGATCCAGAAAAACCCGTTTACAatcatacaaacaaacaacaagaaAGTCACTCAGGTCTTAATGAATTCAACAGTAGTTCCTCACATCGTTTAAAATAAGGGACACTCATATCTGTGCTGTACTGCTTAGCTTATCTATGTACAATTTAATtccaaaaaataattaattcttCACCAGTCGTGTAGTAATAACTTAGGAGATGGGTTTGTGAATTTATTACAATATGTCTTCTACATGCATAATAAATCTCATCAACCTCTCTCTGTGATGCAGGAGCGACCAGCCGCTGAGGATTCTGCTGGGTCTTAACGCCTTCCGCAAACGTTCGCaaaccaaacaatatttgtCCAAAAATCTATTATTTTCAATTTAGAGTTTTTATTCGTGTTGTTTGGGTGGCCGTGCGGTGTATGCCTGCGTATACGGGACAATTCTGTAATAATTCGGAATGGTTGGCAACCCTACTGCTAGtctaaatgtttatttcagttagcagACACCACAAAAGACGCACCAATAGAGCTGTACCGTATTAAAACAACACAGAAATGACcctgtaaattatgttttaataagctgtatttttataattgtataaataGACGAATTATCTCACCTCAGAAGACTCAAAGCTGTGTTATATGGGGCTAGCGGTAACTACTTTTCCTTTCTagttttcattttcttcttcttctacgGCGGATTGCATACTTAGTGCATTACtgccacctatctctcaaatggaccattgatACTCTGATTTGCCTAGTAGTGTGGTACCCACAgaaagtgtttgcagttttatgcACATCCATGAATTcctgattttatatatatatatatatatatatatatatgttataaaaCTTTTTCTATGAACAATCTGAGCAATTTTAAAACGGGAAGATCAAGTACAGGGGCCGTCTCCATAGCAACTCCTCCTAATACAAACAGAGGAGCTGGCGGAGAGCAGACGCGATTCCCGTTTCTCTTCTGTTTCCTGTGTTTCCAGGTAAAATCATTTAAGTGTTTGTACAAATAACATAACATGAGTTGAAACTAAGTGTATATTGTGCTATAGTTGAAAGACATTTTGGAAATCCGACGCGTTATTTATGAAAAGTGTCGTGAAGATAGTGATGTAAATAATTCtgtgaaccttttttttttttttttaaagttatttgctTATGTAATCCGAGAATAGTGACAGTTAACGGCAGACTGTACAGCTGTTATTGTTAAGTTAATGTTACATTTGACTGTTTTATACGGTGTGGAATATTTATGCTTAATCTTAATGAGAACGAGACAGTATGAAGCAATTTAAGGAGACACAATGAAATAAGATttcaaatgctttatttttcatgtttaaacaagaaatgtttattaaatactGCATATTGatgtaacaaaaacacaaacagagGAGCTGGCAGAGAGCAGATGCGATTCCCGTTTCTCTGCTTTGTTTCCTGTGTTTACAGTGTTCACAGTAATCTGTCCACTGGTCTCTGGAGGTGGGACCTGCAACACTAACAACCCACATTCAATCACTCTTGAGTCTTGTACCCGTTTAGAGTCTTCATAGAGCTTCATCCAGCACTGCGGTTCAGCTCCTCCATCCACCCTCGGCCCTCTCGGCAGGATTTAGATTAcataaaaaatttttaaaaacgtaCTTATATTCCAGGGGTGGTGAATGTcggtcctggagagccacagCCCTGCTGAGTTTtgcttcaaccctaatcaaacacacctgaacaatcTAGAGTTCGAGTTAGAGTTAGAGTTATACTTTAATTGTCCTTTACAGGAAATTTGTCTTGGACTCAAAGCTGTAGCAATACACAACGAccacacaaaacaacaacaacactttgttaattaaaataccATCACAATTACTGcaatttactatttaaaattctAATAGATACAGGTATAAAAGAGTTCTTATAGCGATTACTTCTACATAATGGAACTCTATAATGCTTCCCTGATGGCAGTAATTGATATGTTGAAAATAGAACATGGCTTGAGTCACTTACTATTGCTTGCGCGTTCTTAAAAACCAACGACTCATAAAAGGACTGAAGTGATGTACATCTCTTACACCTATGACTTTCATAGCAACTTTGACAAGACGTACAAGCTGCGATTTTGATTGAACTGAAAGATTGCCATACCAAGCCTGCATTCCATAATTGAATAAATTTCCCAAAAACTGCTTggtaaaacaacatgattttCTGACTTACTCTGACCAACCTAAGTCTTCTTGAAAAATATAGTCTTTGCTGGAATCTTGAGCAGAGATAATCAATGTTGGCTTTCCAAGTCAATGAACGGTCAATGACCTGACCACCCCAAGATACTTGAATGTATCCACTTGTTCAGTAGTGTTACCTTGAATAATTACTGGACTGTAATCACCTAAACTTTTTGGGTCCACTATCATTTCCTTAGTTTTTCCAACATTGACAATAAGGTGATTTACATTACACCACCGCACAAAGTTCCTAATTTCAGACTCATAATCTGTCATGTCCTGATTCTTTCCTAAAAGACTTGGTATTACAGTGTCATCagagtatttaataatatagttgTTCTTATTTACTAAagcaataatttttatttaaagtgaacAGAATGGGAGAGCATACGCAACCTTGAGGGGCACCTATACTAATTGATGTAACATCAGATAGTGTATTAAAacaataagccccaagaagccgtggtttacagtgaatttataaggGCTGTTATAaataagggataatcaacggttagctgtgcattaaacgatttgaatgcacgacgtggaggcgaagaaccttcacgtgcctccgcgaagtgcattcaaatcgtttaattcacagctagccgttgattatcccgtttatgccatggtcatttgccagcattcacatattaaagatgttaataatatttgtgctaCAATATTTGAccagaacgataaaaatgacggttattttcatctgtattactattcaactgtaactgtatgttactatggttaccaatgtttataggaagcgcattaaaggggtggtttactgctttttttctttgcttgattgtgtttatggggtgcaatataacatgtcttcgtgtttcgtttgttaaaaaacgccttatttttcatatatttcacctttattgtaagccgctttctcctctgtcatttgaacgaccggttgacttcctgattctctgaaaccactccctcagaaacaggcgatgggctcagattggttagttgggccggtgtgatGTGATTGGCTAAAATGCGTACTGCAcgttgtccggaaacttcacgcccattaccttcacgggcgacagtcgcatgtgctctggtcaaatgtaaataatggtgtcaatattgccgtatcagttttagccagaatcagacccagaaagcagtaatgaagagagtcaagcagaacttccgcaagcacggctcttacaaacgtttctgaatggaagtttgctgttgtgattacatatcaatatttgaagtttgtacacgtttgtcttatacacacaaaatagcattgaactaactggctactataaccaaacagcgttggcttgtgtttacgttcttgatcaaatcgaaaaactacgtcataaagtatacatggaaaatacatttacaaaattagtacataattacaaattcgggcccaaaatgtttgtacgcgtttgtcatagacacacgaaatagcatttaactaactggctactaaagccagcgttggcatttgtttacgtccttgataaaactaaaacattacgtctgaaattatacatgcaaatacatttaaaatgattaaatcttacttacaggttgtggcccaacaactgctgcctctggttttaaagttggaactgctccatgttttagtaatagtttctgtgtgaatccggcattgaactcgtgtagattctggaagctgtcttccgtaaaatgcgcagcacagagagctaaattaggattgtaattgtcaggaacataatcaaacataaattttaaccattgttgacgaactacagcatctttaggaagcccgaacacagaagacctgacagctgtgtgaaaataacaccgtttcgacggcatgaaTACAActcttttttgcatgttccggagggaggggtttgatgggttttttacgtatgcaacccgggaagtatctcgttgtagtcccataggagtcgtttttgtaggcattaaacttcctgatttttaaaagaggatatctccgcttacattgaactttcagcgcagcaactttgcagatactgttcatgcaccaacagcaacattacacaccatttaaaatgaaaaaagtgaaatcgcagtaaaccacccctttaatatagaacgtgattaaactgacctggaactacctgtgcggttcaacgaatttaatcaacacctgccagccaatcagaatccagtattcagacagaccatggcataaattcactgtaaactaCGGCTTCATGgggtttatttcttttataaaaTGGTTATTCCATATACTTAgtaaggtttcacaaaataaaacagagcaaatgagtgtaatgatattaataaaaacagtattcttccaccaaacaatgtagttcctcagaaacagttgtggttggaACCTATGAACAAAGCAACacacaaagtaaacaaaggtgtaGGTTTGTAGTGTAATTTACAACGGCTACGAAcgtggctcaaccaatcagaatcaaggaccggaactaaacattttataatgtttacttTAACACAATGGCTGcatccgaaatcgcatactacttGTGTAGGTACTTCATTTGAATTCGAACATACTACTCGACCGTTAAAAAAAGtacgttctatatagtatgaatgaggGTAGTATGAATGGAATTCGGACGTACTACATCCGCCATGTTGATGTTGTCACGTGTCATGCGTCTTCACAACAGCGCGAAAATTTAAAGAGCTCACTTTAAAGCCGCGTTGTGGCTTTCCGCCATTTTTCGAATATGACGCTGCCTCTCCcgcggcctcatgggatagtaaagtgtccatcgttTGCTTACTACAGAATTCGGGCGGAAGCAGTAGGTCATCTGGGTACTTCTCGCCTACTGtttttcgaatactatgaattcggacatactactcgccttgcatactgtttttcgcatactatatagtagggaagtatgcgatttcggacgcacccATTGAGTATGATTTGTTAAGAAGGAAAAAAAGCCACTTAATAATGAAAGGATTAACGTCAAGTTTTACAAGCTTGTCCAAGAGTAACTCTGGCTGAAGCGTGTtaaaaactgaactaaaatcCACAAAAAGTCTTatcaagctaatcaaggtctgaagGGTTACTAAgaagctacaggcaggtgagtttttaTTAGGATAGGAGCTggactctgcagggctgcggctctcCTGGACTGGAGTTCGCCACCCCTGTTATATTCGCTTGTGCAAACCAGTACTTCCAAAATATTGTAACATAAATGGTATTATATTTCTACCTGGATTTAATAAATTCTTAATTGTAAACTCACCCATATTCTGTAATACGTTCTTTAATTTCTTTCCACAGTACATTATAACATGTTCAACTGTTTCATTAACGCCATATACCTCACATAGACTTGTTGGATGTTTGCTTATTAAATGCACTGTAGCTACTGTTCAACCTTGTATGCCCCAATCGTACCCTTGTAATTATGTTCTCCGCAGTTCTGCTCCAACCTGATACTCTTCCCTTACCCACTGCTGACTGTATTTCAGCTACTACTTTTTAGGCTGAAAGAAGATGGTGTGATGCTGTATATTTATATAGGTGAGgttaattatgaaaaaaaatgtgttaaaatgattAATGCCTGGCTCAAACCTGTACGTCATCTTACACTGCATGCAGTTGCTTAGTGAGAAACATCAACTAAACAACAATACAACACATATTTGGTACTAAAAAGGagcataaaatgttaaatattttgcctaattaaatgaaattgaaggcagatttctggtagccaatgttgatatttgaaatcaccaaaacaaacacgcccctgccccaaaagggtctcgcccctattttgatagctctgCCCCACacaacgattagttctgtgaaacaaagcaaaccAATTGCACTGTGTCTACACTGAAGCGACACGACACGACAAAgttttgtgtgaaactcttaccacactgatcacacgtgtacggcttctctccagtgtggatatTCATGTGGTCTTTAAGGTTTCCTTTATGTACAAAAGTtttcccacactgatcacatgtatgtagcttctctccagtgtggaatCTCATGTGTTTGTTAAGGTTACCTTTACACGACAAAGCCCCGACAGAAAACTGCTCccgcgttctatttatgacatgctgacacaaatttcaaatgattttcaacggttgctttgtcgcgtccagtgtagacagacttcaGCTGTTGCGGTGCATCCGGTGTACGGTGTACGGTGTTACCAGGGCCAGCGCCAAGGAGGGGGACATTCACGGGCTGATAAACGAGTTACTGTGCCCCCCACTTTCCATCCTGTCCCCTCCTTGCTGAATGTAATCGATTTCGAAAGCGAAAGTGAAACCGATAAAGCAGCACACATAAGAAAGTGATTGCACGCTTTAGCGAGTGTCAGCAACTGCACGCGATCACAGATTGCACGCTTCCCACCCGAAACCCCCTCCCCTCCACAAACACAACGTGATTTGTGCCCCCCCCCTAGAAATTCAATTGCCCCCCTGATGGAGGTGCCCTGGCGCTGGCTCTGGGTGTTACTCGCCaatcgagaagaaacaaagcaacctcggcgtCCGATCGCAGGCCTTCCGCTCCTTCAGTTCTCACCAGCGCTGaaaagctgatccgatatttacacgggtcctacttcttgccttatcgttccgcagacgttttcctcttttgtttttttatccgccatctctatctttctgtcatCGTTCGGCTCGGCTAATGTCCGTCCTCCTGTGCACTGCGGGCTCTCTCCTCCATGCTACTAATGCTACTAATAGTACTATTAAAAATCTTGACATTAACTGGCTTTCTATTAGGCCTAATGCATTGCAAATGAATCACAACTGTCTGTGGTCTCCCAGTGGCCACATAATTGGCATTTAGTGTCAAGAGAttcatttatacacacacacacacacacacgataaCATGTATACCTTCATctctgaaaacatttttgtcttAAATTTTATAATGAACTCTGACAAGCTCGCAAGCCTCAGCGTTCTCAAGAGTGCCGGCCACAGCGCTCACAAGGGGAACTAAGTAACGATAGTTTGTAGATGAATATTTTAGCCTCCTATGTGTTGTGAAATGTccttttatatttgtgtttcagTTCTGAGCAAAGTTGGTGCATTGATGACTTCTGGAGGAGGATAATTCAGTTTACTCAAAAGGGATTTTCACTCTTGAAATTGTTAACCCTGGGTCATCCTAAACCCCAGATAAGCGGAATCCTGGGTTATCTGTAATCACGTTTCACACTGCTCATAGTATGCCTGGGGTTAACTGTTAACCCTGTGTATTCATTAACAGACGTGGGAGCGCAAGCTACTGCGCTTTGGAAAGAAGGAGAAAGCGGCGCACTTAGCGTTTTAAACGCATTTTTAGGCGCGTCATGTGATCGGCTTCATGACGCACAAAggcaagaaaacaaagacaaaagtacaaaagaaagaaaacagggagcaaagtatgtgaatattatctTCTCACCGGCTGCTGTTTACACGACACGCGTTTCCTGTTACTGACGTGACATGAGCCTCGCTGctcaatttctgattggctgtctgttGCCAAGCATCCAGCAGCAACAAGCAAACACCGCTCCGTTTCACACCGAACAAACTTAGCACCACAATATGGGGTTTACACCACAAATGCGGTGCtaaccctgctccggagcagggtttCATAATCCCAGGTAAAATGCGGCGCTAACACTTTCAAATTACAGGTGTGAAACGTGTCTTTACCCGGGGTTAAAAGCGGTGTTTAGAATGACGATAACCCGGGGTTACGCGCAGTGTGAAAAGTCTTATAGTATATTAAacagacattttcaaaaactgaaGTGATttccttgttttatttattaattagaaAGTGTGTAACTCAACATTTTAACAAACTCAACAAGCCGATTAATCAATAAAGATGCTGATTAATCTccaaaataatgaaacaaataGTTGattaatcattctaataatctctgattaatcgattatcaaaataattacTTGATGCAGCCCTACCTAGCACCTGGAACTACAGGATCAGAACTTCAACTAATTACTATAATTTCAGACACGCAGACATGTAATTTATGACAGATTAGAGAAGATAATTGAGTGAATCTCTTCCCACATGAATGACAGTGAtgtggcttctctccagtgtggatcctctcatgtatTTGCAGATGTGTTGACCgattgaatctcttgtcacagtgtgaacacttgtaaggtgtTTCTGTAGTGTGAACTGTCTGGTGCTGTTTCACTCCATTGTGGGTTTTCTTGTGTTTGTAAAGGGTTACTCTTCGTATGAAACTCtgcccacactgatcacatgtgtacggcttctctccagtgtggatatTCATGTGGTCTTTAAGGTTTCCTTTATCTAAGAAAcccttcccgcactgatcacatgtgtgtagcttctctccagtgtggattttcATATGTTGGTTAAGGTGTCTTTTTTGTCTGAAATTCTTCCCACAGTGTTCACATGTGTACGGCTTCTCTCTACTGTGGGTTTTCTTGTGTGCAATAAGGGTTCCTCTTTGTGTGAAACTCgtcccacactgatcacatgtgtatgGCTTCTCTCTACTGTGGGTTTTCATGTGTTCATAAAGGGTTCCTCTTTGTGTGAAACTCctcccacactgatcacatgcgtatggcttctctccagtgtggatcctcatgtgatCATTCAGGCCTTCTTTTCGTTTGAAACTCCtcccacattgatcacatgtgtacggcttctctccagtgtggatcctcatgtggtCATTCAGGCCTTCTTTTCGtttgaaactcttcccacactgagcacaggtatATGGCTTTTCTTCACTGTGGGTTTTCATGTGTTCATAAAGGGTTCCTCTTTGTGTGAAACTCctcccacactgatcacatgtgtacggcttctctccagtgtggatcctcatgtgttCATTAAGTGTTCCCTTTTCTgcgaaactcttcccacattgatcacatgtgtgtgGCTTCTTCCCAGTGTGTCTTCTCATGTGTTTGGCAAGGTTTCCTTTATGTGCAAAACTCCtgccacactgatcacatgagtacggcttctctccagtgtggatatTCATGTGGTCTTTAAGGTTTCCTTTTTCTAAGAAACCcttcccacactgatcacatgtgtgtagcttctctccagtgtggattttcATATGTTTGTTAAGGTTTCTTTTTTGTCTGAAATTCTTCCCACAGTGATCACATGTGtgcggcttctctccagtgtggctATCCATGTGCCGATTAAGCATTTCTTTTAGTCTGAAGCTCttcccacattgatcacatgtgtacggcttctctccagtgtggatcctctcatgtatTTTCAGATAATCAGACCgtttgaatctcttgtcacagtgtgaacacttgtaaggtgtTTCTGTAGTGTGAACTGTCTGGTGCACTTTCAGTGCACCATATGTAAAAAAAGTCTTCCCACACTTAGAGCAAGCATGATCCTTCACACCGCTGTGTCTTTTCTGGTGTATCTTTAATGCAACCATCTGactaaaactctttccacataaaTAACATATGTAAGGCTTCTCCTTCGTATGAGCTTTCAGGCGGTTCTTTACAAATGTTCTACTGCTTTGGTCACACTTTTCTGGTCTCTCTCTAGAATGAGTAAGcagatgttttttaaaaacatcacattttctgaaactctttccgcactgatcacatgtatatggcttctctccagtgtggatcctcatgtgcACATTAAGGGCTCCTTTTTGTGTGtaactcttcccacactgatcacatgtgtacggcttctctccagtgtggatcattATGTGTTCGTTAAGAGTTTGTTTAAgtctgaaactcttcccacactgataGCATGTGtgcggcttctctccagtgtggatcctcatgtgtaCATTAAGGGCTGATTTTTgtctgaaactcttcccacactgatcacatgtgtatggcttctctccagtatggATTTTTAGGTGTGCATCAAGGTATTCTTTTCGTGTGAAACTCTTACCACACTGATCACACGtgtacggcttctctccagtgtggatatTCATGTGGTCTTTAAGGTTTCCTTTATGTACAAAAGTtttcccacactgatcacatgtatgtagcttctctccagtgtggaatCTCATGTGTTTGTTAAGGTTACCTTTTTGTGTGAAATTCTTCCCACAGTGATCACACGTGTACGGCTTCTCTCCATTGTGGATATTCATGTGTTGATTAAGCATTTGTTTTAgtctgaaactcttcccacattgatcacatgtatacggcttctctccagtgtggatcctctcgtgTATTCTCAGATATTCTGACCgtttgaatctcttgtcacagtgtgaacacttgtaaggtgtTTCTGTAGTGTGAACTGTCTGGTGCACTTTCATTGCATCATACGTAAAAAACGTCTTCCCACACTTAGAGCAAGCATGATCCTTCACACCGCCGTGTCTTTTCTGGTGTATCTTTAATGCACCCATCTGactaaaactctttccacataaaTAACATACGTAAGGCTTGTCCTTCGTATGAACTTTCAGGCGGTCCTTCAGGAAATGTGgcctaaaaaatgttttactgctGTGGTGACAGCTTTCTAGTCTCTCTCTAGAATGAGTAAGCAGATGTTTTTTAAAACCACCACATTttctgaaactcttcccacactgatcacatgtgtgcggcttctctccagtgtggatccgcATGTGTTCGTTATGGGTTTGCTTAagtctgaaactctttccacactgatcacatgtgtgcggcttctctccagtgtggatcctcatgtgtaCATCAAGGGCTCGTTTTTgtctgaaactcttcccacactgatcacatgtgtacggcttctctccagtatggGTTTTTAGGTGTGCATCAAGGTATCCTTTTTGtgagaaactcttcccacactgatcacatgtgtatggcttctctccagtgtgggtTTTTAGGTGTGCATCAAGATATCCTTTTTGtgagaaactcttcccacaccgatcacatgtgtacggcttctctccagtgtggattttcatgtgttttgtaaggtatttttttactgtgaaagtcttttcacactgatcacatgtgtacagCTTCCCTTCTAGATGACATTTTATGTGAATATCGAGATTTTGGTTGCATGAGAgactcttttcacactgaggccATATTTTGTCACTTCTTGTCAATGAGTATCTCCAGGATGTTTCTTCAGTTTTGATATGATGATTCTCCCCACCTTTAATCAGTTCTTCAATCTCCTTGTTCTCTTCTATCAAgtctaaaattaaagtaaaaatgtttaataaataaaaaaggttttcagaaactttaaaaaaaaaaaagtgaaaggaaaaggaaaaggaCATGAGAAACTTGAGAAATCGGTAGAAAGTATAAACATTTTGATGCATTCATTTGAATTGGGTACATTTATTATCcgaatactatttttaaaacattacaggCTTTGTAGTGAGAAGTATTCATAAATGTTTAGTCAGTACAAGACCAAACATGGTGAGccagatttaaataaatataaaaatgaacttGTTCAGATAATATTTCGtcatataaaatttatatattttataatatttattggtCGTTTTAAGCAGGTCAAAAGGAGTGCCTCATACAGCCTTAAGTACCATAGACAAACTCCAGTATGGAACAGACTGTAAGACTGTATATTGGTAAGCCACCCTCTCAAACGTGAATCTCAAGAATGATCTGTGATGGAACTACAGTATTTGAATATGAAATGAGCCTGAGGCTGCCATCCTTCTTTGGAATGAAGTAGTATCGACTGTAAAAGCTCAAATTGCTGCGTCTTGTGTGGGCTCTCTCCACAGCACCCTTTACTAGCAGGGTTTGGACTTCAGTTCCGAGGACATGGACATCGTTGTCCAAAAGTGTAAACCATGCCCCGAAGC
The sequence above is a segment of the Onychostoma macrolepis isolate SWU-2019 chromosome 22, ASM1243209v1, whole genome shotgun sequence genome. Coding sequences within it:
- the LOC131530905 gene encoding zinc finger protein 585A-like isoform X2, encoding MSMTHGSRVAELLLCCSQPLLLLLVKYMWDLMEENEESKELSEAEEKHQVKTGEKSKKNRRRVQKSLTCPQCGKSFSHKQIQVHMRIHTGENTCDQCGKSFTQKTGLKEHMKIHTGEKPYTCDQCGKSFSKANTFKLHLRYHSGKRPYNCEQCGKDFFRSDALKNHLKVHTQEKPHICSLCGKSFSELAALKKHQKRHSGVKNHMCFDCGNVFFDSAQLRRHQRTHTGEKPYKCSRCDKSFSQSEHLKTHERVHTGEKPYPCDQCGKSFARKGHLKGHIKCHLEGKLYTCDQCEKTFTVKKYLTKHMKIHTGEKPYTCDRCGKSFSQKGYLDAHLKTHTGEKPYTCDQCGKSFSQKGYLDAHLKTHTGEKPYTCDQCGKSFRQKRALDVHMRIHTGEKPHTCDQCGKSFRLKQTHNEHMRIHTGEKPHTCDQCGKSFRKCGGFKKHLLTHSRERLESCHHSSKTFFRPHFLKDRLKVHTKDKPYVCYLCGKSFSQMGALKIHQKRHGGVKDHACSKCGKTFFTYDAMKVHQTVHTTETPYKCSHCDKRFKRSEYLRIHERIHTGEKPYTCDQCGKSFRLKQMLNQHMNIHNGEKPYTCDHCGKNFTQKGNLNKHMRFHTGEKLHTCDQCGKTFVHKGNLKDHMNIHTGEKPYTCDQCGKSFTRKEYLDAHLKIHTGEKPYTCDQCGKSFRQKSALNVHMRIHTGEKPHTCYQCGKSFRLKQTLNEHIMIHTGEKPYTCDQCGKSYTQKGALNVHMRIHTGEKPYTCDQCGKSFRKCDVFKKHLLTHSRERPEKCDQSSRTFVKNRLKAHTKEKPYICYLCGKSFSQMVALKIHQKRHSGVKDHACSKCGKTFFTYGALKVHQTVHTTETPYKCSHCDKRFKRSDYLKIHERIHTGEKPYTCDQCGKSFRLKEMLNRHMDSHTGEKPHTCDHCGKNFRQKRNLNKHMKIHTGEKLHTCDQCGKGFLEKGNLKDHMNIHTGEKPYSCDQCGRSFAHKGNLAKHMRRHTGKKPHTCDQCGKSFAEKGTLNEHMRIHTGEKPYTCDQCGRSFTQRGTLYEHMKTHSEEKPYTCAQCGKSFKRKEGLNDHMRIHTGEKPYTCDQCGRSFKRKEGLNDHMRIHTGEKPYACDQCGRSFTQRGTLYEHMKTHSREKPYTCDQCGTSFTQRGTLIAHKKTHSREKPYTCEHCGKNFRQKRHLNQHMKIHTGEKLHTCDQCGKGFLDKGNLKDHMNIHTGEKPYTCDQCGQSFIRRVTLYKHKKTHNGVKQHQTVHTTETPYKCSHCDKRFNRSTHLQIHERIHTGEKPHHCHSCGKRFTQLSSLICHKLHVCVSEIIVIS